A window of Raineyella sp. W15-4 contains these coding sequences:
- a CDS encoding alpha/beta hydrolase — MTILSTPITPTGWQEPEGVAARGTVIVLPGRGETAATYGRLGRRLAADAYRVRVLPHTGPADPVVAERLRRLLADPALPSPRVLLGSDTGALTALRLAAGVSGIQAVVVAGTPDSSTPAITTWQEELDARTSCPTHRRVLADDAGFRRGALTDPAPAGAAVDLSSATSAGLPPDLPILVLHGGADPVSSVTAVRTALAGAGRLRVAVVEGAHHDVLNDVSHRSVAATLVLFLESLRLDPSLPVIVHGPDDRPGAEER; from the coding sequence ATGACCATTCTCTCCACACCGATCACGCCCACCGGGTGGCAGGAGCCGGAGGGCGTCGCCGCCCGGGGTACCGTCATCGTGCTCCCCGGGCGGGGCGAGACGGCCGCCACGTACGGGCGGCTCGGTCGCCGGCTGGCAGCCGACGCCTACCGGGTCCGGGTGCTCCCCCACACCGGACCGGCCGACCCGGTGGTCGCGGAGCGGCTGCGCAGACTGCTGGCCGACCCCGCCCTGCCGTCGCCGCGGGTCCTGCTCGGCAGCGACACCGGGGCCCTGACGGCCCTACGGCTGGCCGCCGGGGTGAGCGGGATCCAGGCGGTGGTGGTGGCCGGCACCCCCGACTCCTCGACACCGGCGATCACCACCTGGCAGGAAGAACTGGACGCCCGCACCAGCTGTCCCACACACCGTCGGGTGCTCGCCGACGACGCCGGCTTCCGCCGCGGAGCACTGACCGATCCGGCCCCCGCAGGGGCTGCCGTGGACCTCTCGTCCGCCACCTCCGCCGGGCTTCCCCCGGACCTGCCGATCCTCGTACTGCACGGCGGCGCTGACCCGGTCAGCTCGGTCACGGCCGTCCGCACCGCGCTGGCCGGCGCCGGTCGGCTGCGGGTCGCCGTGGTCGAGGGCGCCCACCACGACGTGCTCAACGACGTCAGCCACCGATCGGTCGCGGCAACGCTGGTGCTCTTCCTGGAGAGCCTGCGTCTCGACCCGTCGCTGCCGGTCATCGTGCACGGCCCCGACGATCGACCCGGCGCGGAGGAACGATGA
- a CDS encoding LysR family transcriptional regulator, giving the protein MGKTLDLDHLRTLVAIAECGGFSKAAVVLHISQPALSQHVRLLERGLKLRLFVKNGRGMKFTEEGERVLAEARQILAVHDEALERLLDPPRQSIVVGSSEHSAEQLLPELIRALRAAFPDAQTRFEIGRSTQLEEAVARGVVDFAVILASRGTEGGREIGRFPLTWWAAPDWEPPADGETFPLVAFEEPCAMRERALAALATDGYRAVVAGQSATLEGVLAGVRAGLGAAVLPSIGGAPAGLVTRPDLPPVGTVGVHLVARQGLDPAIELTALEAGETFLSQVAHPSSRLGVERSGVAPVGAAPRSAARADLRDGSSTVGATDDEL; this is encoded by the coding sequence ATGGGAAAGACTCTGGATCTCGATCACCTCCGGACCCTCGTCGCCATCGCCGAGTGCGGTGGGTTCAGCAAGGCGGCGGTCGTGCTGCACATCAGCCAGCCCGCCCTGAGCCAGCATGTCCGACTGCTGGAGCGGGGCCTGAAGCTGCGACTGTTCGTGAAGAACGGTCGGGGCATGAAGTTCACCGAGGAGGGTGAACGGGTGCTGGCGGAGGCCCGTCAGATCCTCGCGGTGCACGACGAAGCGCTGGAACGGTTGCTCGATCCCCCACGGCAGAGCATCGTCGTCGGGTCGAGTGAGCACAGCGCGGAGCAGCTGCTGCCCGAGCTCATCCGGGCCCTGCGGGCGGCGTTCCCGGACGCGCAGACCCGCTTCGAGATCGGCCGTTCCACCCAGTTGGAGGAGGCCGTGGCCCGCGGTGTGGTCGACTTCGCGGTCATCCTGGCCTCCCGCGGCACCGAGGGCGGGCGAGAGATCGGTCGCTTCCCCCTGACCTGGTGGGCGGCGCCCGACTGGGAGCCCCCGGCCGACGGTGAGACCTTCCCGCTGGTCGCCTTCGAGGAACCGTGCGCGATGCGTGAGCGGGCGCTGGCGGCGCTGGCCACCGACGGCTACCGGGCGGTCGTGGCCGGTCAGTCCGCCACCCTGGAGGGTGTGCTGGCCGGGGTCCGGGCCGGGCTGGGGGCCGCGGTGTTGCCCAGCATCGGTGGGGCGCCGGCAGGCCTGGTGACCCGGCCGGACCTGCCCCCGGTGGGCACCGTCGGAGTGCACCTGGTCGCCCGGCAGGGCCTGGATCCGGCGATCGAGCTCACCGCGCTGGAGGCGGGGGAGACCTTCCTGTCGCAGGTGGCGCATCCGAGCTCCCGGTTGGGTGTCGAGCGGTCGGGTGTCGCTCCGGTCGGTGCGGCCCCCCGATCGGCTGCTCGGGCGGACCTGCGCGACGGATCGTCGACGGTGGGGGCGACCGATGACGAACTGTGA
- a CDS encoding FAD-binding oxidoreductase: protein MSLLTAVPSASTDPEARSRRRTDRSGHPGALPDTVVVADSIEAVQDTLRWANAHRVPVIPRGAGTGLAGGAVAGPGIVLDLSGLDAITALEPVDLTADVQPGVITADLDRAAAAYGLCYAPDPASAALSTIGGNIATNAGGMRCVKYGVTRDAVLGLDVVLADGRRIRTGRRTTKGVAGLDLTSLLVGSEGTLGVIVGATVRLTPRPDQLATVAAAFPTVVAAATACAELTRRRLRPSMLELLDPATLAVIDRQQGTELAARGGALVLAQVDGPGLREQLTAVRQAFAPLAAEVRATEDPDEADALLAARRLALPSIEAEAHALIEDICVPRSRLAEAVEGVAAISARHGVATYTFAHAGDGNLHPILSYDRGLDRPPAEVEAAGDAIFSLALGLGGTVTGEHGIGLLKRAWLAREVGTDTLEVFRSLKRALDPHDILNPGKAL from the coding sequence ATGAGTCTGCTCACCGCGGTGCCGTCGGCGTCCACCGACCCGGAGGCCCGTTCCCGACGCCGGACCGACCGATCGGGACACCCCGGGGCACTGCCGGACACCGTGGTGGTGGCCGACTCGATCGAGGCGGTCCAGGACACCCTGCGGTGGGCGAACGCCCATCGCGTGCCGGTCATCCCGCGCGGCGCCGGCACCGGCCTGGCCGGCGGCGCCGTCGCGGGGCCGGGCATCGTCCTCGACCTGTCCGGCCTGGACGCGATCACCGCGCTCGAACCGGTGGACCTGACCGCGGATGTCCAGCCCGGGGTGATCACCGCCGACCTGGATCGCGCCGCGGCGGCGTACGGCCTGTGCTACGCGCCGGACCCGGCGAGTGCGGCACTCTCCACCATCGGCGGCAACATCGCCACCAATGCCGGCGGGATGCGCTGCGTGAAGTACGGCGTGACCCGCGACGCGGTGCTCGGCCTGGACGTCGTCCTGGCCGACGGTCGCCGGATCCGCACCGGCCGGCGCACCACGAAGGGAGTCGCCGGCCTCGACCTGACCTCCCTGCTCGTCGGTTCGGAGGGCACCCTCGGGGTGATCGTCGGGGCGACCGTCCGACTCACCCCCCGGCCGGACCAGCTGGCGACCGTCGCGGCAGCCTTCCCGACGGTGGTCGCCGCCGCCACCGCCTGCGCCGAGCTCACCCGTCGGCGCCTGCGGCCCAGCATGCTGGAGCTGCTCGACCCCGCCACCCTGGCCGTCATCGACCGCCAGCAGGGCACCGAGCTGGCCGCCCGGGGCGGCGCACTGGTGCTGGCCCAGGTGGACGGCCCGGGACTCCGGGAACAGCTCACCGCGGTCCGGCAGGCGTTCGCGCCACTGGCCGCCGAGGTGCGCGCCACCGAGGATCCCGACGAGGCCGACGCCCTGCTGGCCGCCCGCCGGCTGGCGCTGCCGTCCATCGAAGCCGAGGCCCACGCCTTGATCGAGGACATCTGCGTGCCGCGGTCCCGGCTCGCCGAGGCGGTCGAGGGCGTGGCCGCGATCTCCGCCCGCCACGGCGTGGCCACCTACACCTTCGCGCACGCCGGCGACGGCAACCTGCACCCGATCCTCAGCTACGACCGGGGCCTCGACCGGCCCCCGGCGGAGGTCGAGGCGGCCGGCGACGCGATCTTCTCCCTGGCCCTGGGGCTGGGCGGGACGGTCACCGGCGAGCACGGCATCGGCCTGCTCAAGCGGGCCTGGCTGGCCCGCGAAGTCGGCACCGACACCCTCGAGGTGTTCCGGTCACTGAAACGGGCGCTCGATCCCCACGACATCCTCAACCCCGGGAAGGCCCTGTGA